The window CACAGGTGTTGATACAGTCTTTTGGAATGCGTGTCCTTGTTGGTGATACTTGAAGGTAGACAGGGTGATGTAAGTGTGAAAGCTGccaaatatgtttaaaatttcTCCCATGTGTGTATTTGTACATAGCTGCTATCTGCTGGTTTTAGTAATGAATTGATTGTCCATGATGTTGCAAGTCCCTCCAGTTCAAAAGCCAAAGTGCCATtgactggaaggagaaaaggggaagaaatcagAGTTCCCGTGTGTGCAGGTGACCGCAGAGGCCTCCGTGTAGCAAGCAATTTGCGTGGCACGGCTCGCAGGATTGCTTACTGTGAGATCAGGTCTGCCACTGCCCGCCTTTTGCCTTGTGCACCTTTCCTGCCCGAGCCACGCAGTGTCTAATCAAAGAGGTTTCTGCCTTCTTGGTGCTCCCATACTGCCGGTGCTGATTTGCGACTGCAGACTCAGCAGGGTTTGccagcaggctgcagggtgTCCCTGAGGTTCTTCCTTTGCCTGATACACTTCCTTTGTAGATAGCTCGCTATCTGAAAGATGAGGTGGCATTCTTACACCAACCAAGGCACATACCCAGACCGTCAGCTGGATGCCACTTACCAGCGCTAGACCGGAGCTGCAGCCAGCCACCAGCGTCGTCACCTCCctgggggcagggagaaggtgCCTCTCGGCTTGCCCAGCTCGGCAGGAGCTGGGTGCGTGCCCCCACTTACCACTCTGCGTGTGCTGCGGCAGGCGCAGCGGCCTGGTGTGCCCTCGCCCTGATGGAGAAGGCGATGGCCCATGCCAGCTCCACGATGGCTCCATGCCTGCTTTCTGGAACGGCCAAAGGCCTCGCCAGCTTTCCCGATGGAAGTGATTACCGCTCCATCCACGGCGTCGTGGCCGTCCAGGACATTTCCTCCGCCATTGCCCGGCGCCCAGATGAAGGCCTCAGGCCCGCTGGCTCTCGCCGCCCCCAGGAGACACTTCCGCGGGGACTCCTGGCCCAaggagcgggcggcggggccgcgccgAGCTGcccgctgcagcagcagccatccCGGGGCGGCTCCCCGCGGGGCCGCGGCGCCGGAACCCCGCGGTGGCGGGAGCGGGGCAGTAGCCGGGCCGGGCGAGGCGGGCGCCgagggctgcggggcaggggcagccgcCCCGCCGCGCTTGTGCGGGGCTCTCTTGCCCTCTAGCGGGCAAAGCCAGCGGGGCGGCCCCGCTGTGCCCCCCGCGGCCTCCGCCACAGCCCCGGCCCAGCGCTGCCCGTGCGAAGCCAGAGCCCGGGGCCCGCCCCGGAGCCCCGGCTCCGGTACCGGGGACAGCCCAGCCACCCTCTCCGGCAGCAGGCCGGGGCCGAGCCCAGCCCCAGGCGGTTGTGCTGCGGGGGGTGGATGGGGAGCACAGCAAGAGGAGCGCACCATGAAGAGCTCCTGTAGGAGCTGCCCCCACCACcactcagccagcagcagggagggggagtCAGCACCCCAACAAGTAGCATGAAGAGCTGATGAACAAGACCGTGATGGGGCACTCGGAGGCACCATTCATCTTTGATGTGTGTGATCCCCTCAACTGGTCGTGGTTGCTGATCATGCCCCCGTCACAAGGACCAGAGCCAGCCGAGCAATGGACAGGTCCCAGGGTGAGCACAGGGGTGCGTAACCCCAATTGCTGGGCAGACATCGAGtgtccacagctgctgctgctgctgaggaagggagCAGTCACTGAGCACAAGGGTGCCCCAGGAATGGCCCTGCCACAAAAGGACCTGGAGGCAGCTCCGCAGTGAGCCCACAGCTGAGTGGGGATGGAAGTGGAGCTGGAGGCTGTGCTTGGGGAAGGGAGGATGTCCATGCTTATGTGGGGTGTTCTGGCATACCGTAGGAAAACCCGTTGTTTAAGTTGTCTAGCCTGTGTTTGctaaaaattctccttttttgctaatgaattagaaaatatttcagtatcaCCATCTCCATCATTATCTTCCTTCCCAGATCCAAATCAGTAAAAACTTTGTCCTTTcctacattattttaaatgtactaTCTCCATCTAACAGAAGATCTTACACCATCACTAGGAATTCTTGCTTTATAAATATGTTTtagaatatttgcatttctttttaaacctgtCAGTGACTTTCTTCTTGTAGTTGTCAGCTTGACTTTATCACTTTTCCCTGTTCTGTAAATCAATTTTATACTTTTGCTCCctccctatttttaaaattattttcagtattatatATTGCATTTTTGCTCTGACTGCTGTTGTAACCACTGAACCACAACAGGCTTAAAAGTTATCCTTTTTATGAAATACAGCTTGTTAGCCATCTGACAGAATTCACAatttgagtttgttttcttcctctctaaAGTTTCCTCCTGTCACTCTAATTTATGATTTCCCATTCTTTGGGAAACCCTGATACCTCTGGGGTGACCGTCCCCTCTCATTGTGGTTCCTTGAAGTTGGGTGGTGATGAGAAAGTCCTCTGTTTGCCATTAGCGAATGTAGCTGGGTCACTTGGAATGTAGTCACTTGGAAACCTCCACTCTCTGCTACAGTTATTATAATCCTTTGTAATATTTTGCATGCCTGTGTCTGTTTCATTCGCTTAAACGCTATCCAATTACTTTGTTGATAACTAACATATTTTGCGTGGTTTGGCCTGTTGATTTCCTTAATCATTCTGCTGCTATTTCACCAATAACTCAACAGTATGAAACTGCACTCTGATTCAGTAATGTGAAGGGACAGAAAAGAATATAACCATTTTCTTCAAGTAATTACCCTGGGTATGTactaatgttttccttttgactGGCCAAGACAAAAGCATCTCTGACTGGAATCTCAGCTTGTTTCTCCCGAACTTCCCGCCTTTACAGCAAGACCGGAGACCCTTCTCTTTTGTACAGCGACGAAGGGAGCTGCTGCGGAGAAGACAGTAGTTGTGGGGAGCTGAGGGACAGTAAGATGACTAAGCCATTCCCCACGGAGGACTGCCATCTTCTGTTTAAGGTATTTCTGTTTGTCCATTCTGCAGAAGTTTATAAAGGAACTGGGCAAAAGTATGACAATGAATGCTTTACATTTTGGAGAGGGTGGAAGGTCATGGAAAATGTACGCTGTCTTTTGGGTTTGAGAGACAGTGTCTGATCTGTTTGACTGTCCAGTTAACATAAGAACATATGAACATGGTTATAAGAGACCTGGGTACAGCTACACCACTACCTTCTCTAGGACAGCGGTAGTGGGAAACACCATTTGGGGAGTACATGTGTCCCTGGACGTGTTGTGCAGTCTGTTCACCTTGTTCTCCCCCAGCAACCACAGCCACTGGATTAGGGACATCAGAAGGTACTCGCCTGCATACTGCCTTTAGTATCTGCTGTCCCTGAATTTGCCTAACCCTGCTTTCACTTCACCTCTATAGTTTCCTATGACAACAGATCTGGAAGTTCATTACTGTAAAAAAGAACTTTCTTCTATCAGTTGCAAACCAATCTCCTGTTAGTTTCATTGAATATGTCCTAATCCTTGTGCTGTAGCTGTTGAATAACAAGTGAATAATAGTTGCACATTCACCTTATCCATTTCCTTCATGATTTTGTACACCTTACTCTTtgctctcagccttctcctctccaaacTGAAAAGTTGCAGTTTATGTAGCCTCTCATCaggcacccaagaggtgcaggGTCTGACTTTCCCTTGAGGAGACAATAAACATTATAAACATTACTGGAAAGTTAGGTAATCAAACTAAACTAAGGGATGATAGGAAACGGGCTCAGTGAGCAGGCTCATGCAATGTGTTAGGCGCAGCTCACATGAGACAGATAATCAAAATCATTTCAGCCAGAAGAGTCCCGGGGACATGCTTTTATTTGCTCACTGTCAGGTCAGTTGTCCAGGAACCAGTCAAGGAACTTAACTTTTGTGTACAGTATGTCAAATGTTTTGTGGAACCAATCGACGCTAAATTCCTTAACAGTATCTGTAATGTGACCATCATCGCAGATACAGCAAGCAGTGGGTCTTTCATACCATGGATCTTGTAGTGTACCAGAGAAGTATCCAGGTGTTGACCATTATTTAGCTCTGGTGAATATAGTTTTAACCATGGAGACTGTATCACAAGCTTATCTCAAGTCTTGATTGCTTGGCTAACTGTGCTAATGCTGTGTGCCactaaaaaatgtttaagtttGACCCTAGTAGAAAATTCAATGGCAGTCAAGACATTAACATGGTGGAGTGCTGATCCTCAGACAACAGCAACATCACACACCATTAAAGGACATTGGTTAAGACTTTTGACATTTGATGGTGTTCACCATCTTAAGGCAGTCAGGGCTCTTTCATCTGTGGCCAGACTATAGTCCTAACACTGCCAACTGTTAGTGAACTACTATACTGACAAGgtgaaaggagagagaagggacTGCACTGTACAAATTGGCATCAGCATAATCTTTTCACATGCTGTTGTGAGCCAccaaaagtattttatatattatccCATGTGCTGGTGAAGAATTGGAAATGCCTGTGACCTAGCAACTAGTAAGGTGTTTCAGATAAGGAGTTTTTCTCCTCCACATCTTTGCCATTCACAGCTGCAACCTATGTTTGATGTTACATAGGGAGTTAACCAACAGTAACAGGGGTCTCTTCTAGgtttaaaatatgtgaaaaataggctttcaagaaaaggaaaaagaaaccaacaacaGTGGTTCTGAGCTACTACACAGCCCTCAATGTgactctccttccctctctctggcTCTCAAGGCACTGCTTTTATCAGGGTCAGCAACACACTTCTGAGTACCAGGCTGTATCCTTATCCCTACCCGGGATACCTCCCTACGGAGGAGCTGAACAGAAGAGACTCTCTACtcctctgcccccacccctcaaAATTCGTACTGGGTTTCCACATCCTACCcttcatttctcagaaaaacgGGACAAGGAGATTAAGAGGTCTTTACTGACAAGAGTTTGCTTCTCTGCCTTCATAGCTGCTCTTGATAAAAACCAGCTTTCCCACCCTGTTGTTTAGAGATTTTATCCAAGTCTGCGAACCTGAAATCCACCGTGGGGATtccagtcccctcccagcagctgttATTGCAAGAGAGCTTACAAATTCACCAGAGGGTCTGAAAAACACATCAGCGCTGGGAATCCACAACTAGGAtttcacaccagaaatagatgcCATCTgaactgcttttgctttttctaggCATTGCAGTGAAATCACTGACAGGCAACGGGGGAAGAGATCGTTCAGGGGGTTCCTGTGCTTCCTCCGCTTTAAACATTGCTCTAGGTTTGAGAAGGAGAATTACAATTACCGTCAGGGATTCTCAGGGACTGGCTTTATAGCACAACCAAGCACTGAGAACTCACTTCTGCAGATACGGACAAATTGGCTCTCACTACCTTGTCCTTGCTGCAGTAGCACTGCAGCCAACAGAACTACGCATGCAAATGTTGAGACATCAGGCAGACCTCTAGTATTAGGtatcctgctttttttaatggggGACAGGCTTGTGAAGAAACACATGgcaaaactgaaggaaaattatCTTGCCAAGCCTCGTGTTATGCTATTTGTATAAATCTTGATATGAACAAGCAGAAGGAATTTGCTTGAACTTTCTGGAATTCATACCTTGTATTCTTGTAATCATCTGATCGTTCCAGCTCTGTATCTGGGAACCTGGTTCTGCTGCCTTGCTGAGGGCTGCTAAGGAGAGCTCTGATACACAGAGCTTGCAAGCGTGCTGCCTTCTTTAGAGGACATGTTTTCTGGTTGTGTCTTCCAGTGGGGTAATGGTGACAACACTGCAAACCTCGTTCCTCAAAAACCTCGAGCAGATTCTCAGCTTAGGTAAACTTGTCACAGCAGCACCCCATTGCTAGGGCTCTGACAACTGGTATGAAGATAAGCACGTTTGGGTCTTTTATTCCCTCACGTAAAAAACCCTCTTACAGCTCTTCATTGCAAACCCTCAGAATTGGTGGACCATTCCTGGCCACAGCTTCCATAATTATGGAAAACTATGGAAGTCACCATAGAAGGACAGATGAAAGCAAAGCCCGTGTACACCAAGCATAGGGAAATGAGTAAAAGATCTAAGAACTGCTGAAACATTTACAGAGTCACTCAGTGAATTTCTGGAAAGACTGCAGTCCAGCTGCTCAAAATACTTGACTGTCAATGGTAAAAGTCTGAGGACTGAGTCCTTAGTAAATGTTCTTGAATAATCCTCTCTGTAGATTTGACTGTCACTAAGTTTTTCCCACATGCAGATTTTGGTCCAGTAGTCcccatattttatttataatttgaGTCATATGCTgctttcataattttttgtctagtcattttaaacatctttgtACGGTATTCAGACAGCAAGAGTGAATCTTGTAGCTATTATTATATTTGCAATTTCCCTTGGGTGTAAGCAAAGTCTGTATAACGCAGAGTctatcaaatatttcaaatttattgCATTCCAAAGCTATTAAAAAGTTGAGGCATTAGAGCTGTCTATTAACTTAACAGTGAGAATGAAGATTATTTCTTAGCATTtctaaaaggtaaaaataaatctgtaagaCACACAAATGCCACActtgaaaaataacagcataCTGGTAACATGCTTGAAAAGAGTCGGTCATTTATAAGAATATTTTACAAGTGGAGTCTCTCTTCAGGAACTGAGAATCAAATAACTGCCATTACTGAAATGACTTGAAATTAGGTGTTTTATAAGGCCAAGGGCACATATTCAAAAAACAGAGCCTAAATTAAGACTGAAAGGCCAGGATTCTCAGACCTGCTCTTTGGTATCTCTTTTTGGGCAATTACGTTCAAAATATCTGAAGATGCCTCATATGAGTGCTCAGTAAGTGAACTTCAGAAAGTACATACAGAAAATTAGGTCCATTAAGATCTCTTCAATGTCTTTAACTATTTACTTATTTATGTCCTAAGTAAGGATAAGGATTGCAGTGCCTGATTTTAAGCTCCTGTTGTTTTAAACTCCTGGCCTCATCTTTCTGTAGTGAGATTACACTTTCATTAAtctgtggcattttttttcacatgtgaaaatttaaaatacttgctttaCATCACTTCATACCTCCTTAGCCCTTCTGAAAATTATGTCAACCAAGTCTAAATCACTAAAGGTTTCCTATTTCATAGGATATACAAAAATCACTAAAGGTTTCTTATTTCACAGCATATACAGCTATGATCTTTGCTTTAGAGTATTTGGGTAGTCACTGGGGTAGTCCTGCCAGGTTATGGAGAACAGACATGAGCTGCCAGGAAGGCTGATAAGCATGGTACTTTTTTATTCATAGTACCTTTTTGTTCACGTAATTCTTTTTAAGCAAACTGAGAAGAAACGCTGGTGCAGGCAACAAGACAGCAGCAAGCCTGTACGCAATATACACCACGAGGTAAAGAACATCAGTTTTATACTAAATTCTGCCTGTAATTGGCCTTCCAGCCTGACCTTACTAGCAATTCCTTTCAGAAGTAGTCCTTAGACAAACTACTTCTGAGTAGAAGGttgtaaaatgatttttttttttgcatcttttgaACAGCATTTAAGCACAGAGATCACAGT of the Grus americana isolate bGruAme1 chromosome 1, bGruAme1.mat, whole genome shotgun sequence genome contains:
- the LOC129202039 gene encoding translation initiation factor IF-2-like, encoding MVPPSAPSRSCSSALHATCWGADSPSLLLAEWWWGQLLQELFMVRSSCCAPHPPPAAQPPGAGLGPGLLPERVAGLSPVPEPGLRGGPRALASHGQRWAGAVAEAAGGTAGPPRWLCPLEGKRAPHKRGGAAAPAPQPSAPASPGPATAPLPPPRGSGAAAPRGAAPGWLLLQRAARRGPAARSLGQESPRKCLLGAARASGPEAFIWAPGNGGGNVLDGHDAVDGAVITSIGKAGEAFGRSRKQAWSHRGAGMGHRLLHQGEGTPGRCACRSTRRVVSGGTHPAPAELGKPRGTFSLPPGR